One genomic segment of Gottschalkia acidurici 9a includes these proteins:
- the scfA gene encoding six-cysteine ranthipeptide SCIFF → MKHIKTLSGSNMKNGLENRGCGECQTSCQSACKTSCTVGNQTCEQK, encoded by the coding sequence ATGAAACATATAAAAACTTTAAGTGGAAGTAACATGAAAAATGGTTTAGAAAACCGTGGATGTGGAGAATGTCAAACTTCATGTCAATCAGCTTGTAAAACTTCTTGTACAGTAGGAAATCAAACTTGCGAACAAAAATAG
- a CDS encoding TIGR04086 family membrane protein, giving the protein MSSKEKKIINYVKDISKAGLISIGITLISIIIQTFLMIYTSISENILPITNSIIMILSVTIGAIYISLKTKQKGWLNGAIVGLTYMALMVLLNIGLVNDFVLNSYVLIKSGIVLIVGVIGGMIGVNLK; this is encoded by the coding sequence TTGAGTAGTAAAGAAAAGAAAATCATTAATTATGTTAAAGATATAAGTAAGGCAGGCCTAATTAGTATAGGAATAACTTTGATATCTATAATAATACAAACTTTTCTTATGATATACACCAGTATTTCAGAAAACATATTACCTATAACAAATTCTATAATAATGATACTAAGTGTTACTATAGGAGCTATATATATATCTTTAAAGACAAAGCAAAAAGGATGGTTAAATGGAGCGATAGTAGGACTTACATATATGGCACTAATGGTACTGTTAAACATAGGTTTAGTAAATGACTTCGTTTTAAATAGTTATGTACTAATAAAAAGTGGGATAGTTTTAATAGTAGGTGTAATAGGTGGAATGATAGGAGTCAATCTAAAATAG
- a CDS encoding polysaccharide deacetylase family protein produces MKKIKNNHYIRLFIVIFALLLAFITYKYKQNKKNDIYIPVLMYHNIEPNPEFKKITYTIKPELFESHMKALKEKGYNTITVTELNDFIKNKKELPKKPILITLDDGKTNNYEYAYPVLKKLNMKGNMFVITHTAEEHKNEQYLDWNRLKEMYDSGVMDIQGHTYNLHHKIDNDPVIFNKLYRESEDEYKERILNDFKLSKQLIEDNIGNKVISLAYPYGEYDDEIEEIAKQAGYQQTYSTDTGIMSKKDSPYLVKRINIDGLCSTRRLIFEIEALKILKSIFH; encoded by the coding sequence ATGAAAAAAATAAAAAACAATCACTATATTAGATTATTTATAGTTATTTTTGCTTTACTACTTGCATTCATTACATATAAGTATAAACAAAATAAAAAGAATGATATATATATTCCTGTTTTAATGTATCATAATATAGAACCAAATCCTGAATTTAAAAAAATAACTTATACAATAAAACCAGAACTATTTGAAAGTCATATGAAGGCTTTAAAAGAAAAAGGCTATAATACAATAACTGTTACTGAGTTAAATGATTTTATTAAAAATAAAAAAGAACTTCCTAAGAAACCGATACTGATTACCCTAGATGATGGAAAAACGAATAATTATGAATATGCGTATCCTGTTCTAAAAAAGTTGAATATGAAAGGAAATATGTTTGTCATAACCCATACTGCGGAGGAACATAAAAATGAGCAGTACTTAGACTGGAATAGACTAAAAGAGATGTATGATAGTGGGGTAATGGATATACAAGGTCACACTTATAATCTTCATCATAAAATTGATAATGATCCAGTAATATTTAATAAATTATATAGAGAAAGTGAAGATGAATATAAGGAAAGGATACTAAATGACTTTAAATTATCAAAACAACTTATAGAGGATAATATAGGAAATAAAGTGATATCTTTAGCCTATCCATATGGAGAGTATGATGATGAAATTGAAGAGATAGCAAAACAAGCAGGATATCAACAGACATACAGTACAGATACAGGAATCATGAGTAAAAAAGACTCACCTTACTTAGTAAAAAGAATAAATATAGATGGACTATGTTCTACAAGAAGATTAATATTTGAAATAGAAGCACTTAAAATACTTAAGAGTATATTTCATTAA
- a CDS encoding GNAT family N-acetyltransferase yields MKIIKETLNELEEITSIVQTTINKIYPKYYPSEVVKFFLNHHSVDNIRKALNTETIFLIELDQKLIGTWSIFKNEIKRMFILPEFQGLGYGSRLLDKLEQKAIQEGHYTVELDSSLPAYSLYEKRGYATVKYNKIITSNDQVLCYSEMSKILSNSGFLIDYNNRVFTSISNSDNGEASNKTTFKYKQEKNVIWAEYFGGDIIRGYLVGTCDTEGKLEFCYQHININNQIRTGRCNSKPQILPDGRIKLIEEWEWTNGDKSKGNSIVEEI; encoded by the coding sequence GTGAAAATAATTAAAGAAACTTTAAATGAATTAGAAGAAATAACTTCAATAGTTCAAACAACAATTAACAAAATATATCCTAAATATTATCCAAGTGAGGTAGTAAAATTTTTTCTCAATCATCACTCTGTAGACAATATTAGAAAAGCTTTAAATACAGAAACTATATTTCTTATTGAGCTTGATCAAAAATTAATTGGAACATGGTCAATTTTTAAAAATGAGATCAAAAGGATGTTTATTCTTCCAGAGTTTCAGGGATTAGGGTATGGGTCGAGACTTTTGGATAAACTTGAACAAAAAGCAATACAAGAAGGTCACTATACAGTTGAGCTTGACTCATCATTACCTGCATATAGTTTATATGAAAAAAGAGGATATGCTACTGTAAAATATAATAAAATCATCACATCAAATGATCAAGTACTTTGCTATAGCGAAATGTCAAAAATACTTAGTAATTCAGGATTTTTAATTGATTATAATAATCGAGTATTTACTTCGATTTCAAATAGTGATAATGGTGAAGCTTCTAATAAAACTACTTTTAAGTATAAACAAGAAAAGAATGTTATTTGGGCAGAGTATTTTGGCGGTGATATAATTAGGGGATACTTAGTCGGTACTTGTGACACAGAAGGAAAACTTGAATTTTGCTATCAACATATAAACATCAACAATCAAATACGAACAGGTAGATGCAATTCGAAGCCACAGATATTACCTGATGGAAGAATAAAATTAATTGAAGAGTGGGAATGGACAAATGGTGATAAATCTAAGGGAAATTCAATAGTAGAAGAAATTTAA